From Senegalia massiliensis, a single genomic window includes:
- the rnr gene encoding ribonuclease R — MNIKNKILRFMKEQAYKPVKKEELANIFDIEKNQLKEFYSILDEMEKECSIVKTREETYGVPEKLGLRFGKIQGNSRGFGFLIPDDIESRDVFLSPNNLNGALHNDRVLVRLYKKGDEDKRPEGEVIRIVERGNKNIVGIFQKSKNFGFVVPDDEKISVDVFIPKSEFQGAKDDDKVVVEITKWPEKRRNPEGKVIEVLGNVNDVGTDILSIERKYNLSETFPEEVMLDAENISETIPEREISRRLDLRDKKIFTIDGIDAKDLDDGISVEKLENGEYILGVHIADVTHYVHENSTIDKEAYKRGTSVYLVDRVIPMLPRKLSNGMCSLNPKVDRLTLSVFMTIDKNGKIKDQNIKETVINSKARLNYKDVSDILENNDKELIEKYNEFIDEFKLMEELSKILRRKREQRGSIDFDFDEAKIILDTEGDPVEIKKYERRISNRIIEEFMLAANETIAEYMYWTQTPFLYRIHEDPDEDRIEDFKKFIYNFGYKLKGNDEDIHPKQLQELLEKIEGKKEETVINTIMLRSLKKAEYSNERKTHFGLAAKYYTHFTSPIRRYPDLTIHRIIKWFINNEIDEKKKTKLEKKLPKIAEHCSSTERIADEAERETDELKMVEYMSKRIGEEYEGVISGVTSFGLFVELDNTIEGLVHVSTLTDGYYHYDEKNYSLVEERTKKTYRIGDIVKIRVVNTNIAKREIDFLLVEEKE; from the coding sequence ATGAACATAAAAAATAAAATATTGAGATTTATGAAAGAACAAGCATATAAGCCTGTAAAGAAGGAAGAACTAGCAAATATATTTGATATTGAAAAAAATCAACTAAAAGAATTTTATAGTATATTAGATGAAATGGAAAAAGAGTGTTCTATTGTTAAAACACGAGAAGAAACATATGGAGTTCCTGAAAAATTAGGACTTAGATTTGGAAAAATACAAGGAAATTCTAGAGGGTTTGGATTTTTAATACCAGATGATATTGAAAGTAGAGATGTATTTTTATCTCCTAACAATTTAAATGGAGCATTACATAATGATAGAGTTTTAGTAAGACTTTATAAAAAGGGAGATGAAGACAAAAGACCAGAAGGTGAAGTAATAAGAATAGTTGAAAGAGGAAATAAAAATATAGTAGGTATCTTTCAAAAAAGCAAAAACTTTGGATTTGTAGTTCCAGATGATGAGAAAATAAGTGTAGATGTATTTATACCTAAGTCAGAGTTTCAAGGTGCAAAAGATGATGATAAAGTAGTAGTAGAAATAACTAAATGGCCAGAGAAAAGAAGAAATCCAGAAGGAAAGGTAATTGAAGTTCTAGGAAATGTTAATGATGTAGGTACAGACATATTGTCTATTGAAAGAAAATATAATTTATCAGAAACATTCCCTGAAGAAGTTATGTTAGATGCAGAAAATATTTCAGAAACAATTCCAGAAAGAGAAATAAGTAGAAGACTAGATTTAAGAGATAAAAAGATATTTACAATAGATGGAATAGATGCAAAAGATTTAGATGATGGAATATCTGTTGAAAAATTAGAAAATGGAGAGTATATTTTAGGGGTTCATATAGCTGATGTAACACATTATGTTCATGAAAATTCAACAATAGATAAAGAAGCATATAAAAGAGGTACTAGTGTATATTTAGTAGATAGAGTTATACCTATGTTACCTAGAAAACTCTCTAATGGCATGTGTAGTTTAAATCCAAAAGTTGATCGTTTAACATTAAGTGTATTTATGACTATAGATAAAAATGGCAAAATAAAAGACCAGAATATAAAAGAAACAGTTATAAATAGTAAAGCAAGATTAAATTATAAAGATGTATCAGATATATTAGAAAATAATGATAAAGAATTAATAGAAAAATATAATGAATTTATAGATGAATTTAAACTAATGGAAGAATTAAGTAAGATTCTAAGGAGAAAAAGAGAACAAAGAGGAAGTATAGATTTTGACTTTGATGAAGCTAAAATAATTTTAGATACAGAAGGAGATCCAGTAGAAATCAAGAAATATGAAAGAAGGATTTCTAATAGAATAATAGAAGAATTTATGCTGGCAGCAAATGAAACTATAGCAGAATATATGTATTGGACTCAAACTCCTTTCTTATATAGAATACATGAGGATCCTGATGAAGACAGAATAGAAGACTTTAAAAAGTTTATATATAATTTTGGATATAAGCTCAAAGGTAATGATGAAGATATTCATCCAAAACAATTACAAGAGTTACTTGAAAAGATAGAAGGGAAAAAAGAAGAAACAGTTATTAATACTATTATGCTTAGATCTCTAAAAAAAGCTGAGTATTCTAATGAAAGAAAAACTCACTTTGGATTAGCTGCTAAGTATTATACCCACTTTACTTCACCTATAAGAAGATATCCAGATTTAACTATTCATAGAATAATTAAATGGTTTATAAATAATGAAATAGATGAAAAGAAAAAAACAAAATTAGAAAAGAAATTACCAAAGATAGCAGAACATTGTTCTTCTACAGAAAGAATAGCTGATGAAGCAGAAAGAGAAACAGATGAACTTAAGATGGTAGAGTACATGTCTAAGAGAATTGGTGAAGAATATGAAGGAGTTATATCAGGAGTTACTTCATTTGGTTTATTTGTAGAATTAGATAATACTATAGAAGGTTTAGTTCATGTAAGTACACTTACTGATGGATACTATCATTATGATGAAAAGAATTATTCTTTAGTTGAAGAAAGAACAAAGAAAACTTATAGAATAGGAGATATTGTAAAAATAAGAGTAGTGAATACTAATATTGCAAAGAGGGAAATAGACTTTTTATTAGTTGAAGAAAAAGAATAA